The Biomphalaria glabrata chromosome 15, xgBioGlab47.1, whole genome shotgun sequence region TTGAGTTGAGATTATGGCGTCTGACTATGTCTATTATAGTCTATATCACTAAactctatatatatgataaaaATGATATCATAGTAGTACTAGTGTCTAGAGTCTACGGTGACTAGTATatctaatttaattatttataataattattatttctatagtATTAGATTCTTAATTTCTTATAACCGACTTTCGGGAACTACTCAACTAGAACTTAGATATGATcagatatctaaatctagatctaggtcaaatttttatttggtgaaggcgtgaaggtttaacttaccaaaaaaactgaaagcgcagattcttattcttcaactaaaaaaaaaaggcaaaattgaataaaaatagctgtgttcctttgtattaccacccatagtcaagattatattttaaaataaattgggtcacttcatgctcctagtctaatattaaatatatattgaacTCAGTTTTTGGGCTTTTTCCTTCATTGAACAGTGAGCACCATCATTGAACACCACTATtccactatgtaattgctaataaattatatctgtactgtgttacttaaaaattatttagattgtatatttaaactctctctctctctctctctctctgagactgagttctctctctctctctctctcctctatatatataacatttatagtttatttatttaaatgccTCTATAATCTATGTTATTATTAGATTCAATAAGTTACATGacattttcaactaggctaaatgtattttctctctgtctttcttttaattcccatccaatgaccctttagaattagatctagaataatctagatatgccaggaaaaaaaagggggggggtcgtCCATGAACATATTTtctcactttaaaaaattactactctagatctagatctagtgattctAGTCTTAAGTCTAGACAGTGAGTAGGCTCTATTTTaagtttatctagatctagagtagtttaacTTAATGCAATTCAAACACCTATCGCGAGCTATAGTCCAAAAATTCGAAATTTGACTTAGACAGTGCATTATTTgataatggtttgacatagattagaaaagaaaatgaagtaccaaaattttatttagtttaagCTAAGGAGAAAAGGATGACTATGTATTTTAGtaccatccatcccagtggcgctacagccagaggagggctctggcctgcttcaacacattcGTCTCCACgtcctaaccccaagctgttgcagatcctTTTCTaggcctaggtcgttttccgtttagatctgtccgggttttcttgtgAGTGTAGAAGCTTtcataacagtatttttttatatgacagagttgttagccctgtgcataaccataACCGTATGTAATACACATTATTATTGATGACTAAAACTGGTtgtttggtaagaaaatcgtaatttaatacaaacaccctaaaaaaatttttttttatggaatcaaacaacttggcttatgaatcaaataaatcagcttcAAAAACAGAATagatattgccgggctcattagcatagactaagccaaccaaaaaatataggtttaaccctaggaagaggtaaaatcatcctggtaacataggaaaaaacaacaacctgacttactcatttgaaattcgtttttcttacataaaatggtaggaaattgggtcagaatcattggaaaatagACAACCACATTACACAGCGGGCTAGTTTCATactaaaataaagatttaatgaccacaaacgAGTGTTTGAATTCATGTTATGTCCGGATGAAATAAACTACtcaaatttattaattactttgtgttttataaaaaaaaattttgtcccCCTTTCTGTCAAGAAGGTTTGATAGAGAAAGGAATCATAAAAATCAAGTTCTGCTGGCGGGAAAAGTAGAGGGGGGGATATGGAGGGCTGCCTGGTGGTGTGGTATGAGCTGTCATTTGATGGTGCTGTGATTAAAACCTGTATGCCACATCCCACGACAAACTACTCAGTAGACTACAGCAGAGATTTGGGAGTGTGTGATTTGAATTAAGAATATATTGCTATTTTTCTGTTTAATTTGGTCATGCTCTACGTACTATACCACATAGTTACCACTCTTCCCCACTTCCATTCAGCTCaatttaaagataattttacGTCTTATATTGCGTTTATATCAAAGCAGCAAGCTGTAATTTGAATGTTTTGATAATAagttttttacaaatattatctACTATCTACAGAAGATCTAAAAAATGTTCCTCCGTGCtcttaaaatatttagatctattatgtCAATTTTCTCTTTTAGATATGGCTGAGCCAGCAAAAACTGCTAAGGTAACCACTAAAGGGACTGGTGTTAAGACATCTGGTAAAATTAATTCAGATGCAGAGTATGAGGGCAAATTTCCAAGAATAAAACAGGAGCCTGACACACCTGGTAAAATTATGGTGACTGGTATTCCCAAAAATGATAACTATTCAGAAGCTGACTTGGAAAAAGAGTTTGCACCTTATGGTCGCATAACAGAAGGTTAGCACCTTATAATCTTTATTAGACTTAAAATTGATGTGCTTAGTATGAATCCTTTTTATACTAAAAATGAATCTTAGTGTCattataatattgttgtaaacctggtggtgacacagatgggggtagtgctgtgtgttttttagcctacccaaatcgccacagtccagcgcagggcgagcggtcaaccgagactagtgacagtacacgccagtttgGCAAGGACcagtgtgtaaatattacgcacgcaagtcatgGCGAAAGTaatcaactggagtggtcaagaaggttcgaggcCAATAgggacactatataagagcgagggTGTCAGaatcacttcacgttacctcgctatgtgaccagtacgagtcGAGAACCAGcacagtgtgtgaagtcaggcggagcaagactaggtttttgtaaagacggtgttaatgttgttgccaattgcgatgtatttgaaattaaactgactgatactttggagccctgagttgtgaggttctttaagtttgtTGTGTCATGTGGTGCAGTtagaagagagcctggatagtaggagagacgtaacaatatatatatctatgaaAGCAATAGACATGCACCAATTTAAATTTTCATGTTGTAtagtatataattttttttattgatttttttgcttgatttcttaaattttatttcacagttttctgttttaattataCATTGCAATGTTTCTATAATATAGTTATGGAGTCTTTAGTAATTTCTTAGATGTTGATATCTCTAAAAAACATACAACAAACAAATGGAGTTATAAGTATTACCTAAATTATCCATAAGAATgtaaaattattgaattaatttttttttatttttatactgtgattataattatttcctttttcttgtactaataacatataaaatatttccaacagTCAACATTATTCgggatagaaaaacaaatctcCCAAGAGGCTTTGCATTTATCACATTTGAAAATCCTAAAGATGCTGAGGATGCCACCAAAGCTCTGGAGGGAAGAGTAAGAattttatgtatatttgtcTTTCTTGCTGCTTTCAATAGTTAGGGTTTTGAGCTGCATCACTTAAAGTGGATAGTGGATGTTAAGGTTGACTTTTGACATTTTAACTTCAATTTTTAATGACTAACGAAGCACCAGATTTGCCAGTAAAGCACCATAACAGTGctgaactataaaaaaaatttctagctTAGTGTatgtaaattatattatatttatagaggGTGCTATTTTAAATCCTAGGTGACATTGATATTTTCTATAAGTACAAAGTACAATCTAAAAGAGGATTAATTTAAACTACCCTCCCCCTTCTTCCAATACCCCTCTAACGCACATAGAGGCCGATCGTAATTATCTTTGATTTTATTCTCAAATGATTTCCTATCAATCTCTGTAAATCCCTAACAGTTATAGGGGTATTGAGCCACAATGTCTATACATTATAAAGATAATACATTTGTAGTAATAAGGGTACCATTTATTAGTTAATCCTTTTATACAGATAGATACTGGTATAAACATTTAGGCAATAAACTATAAAATACACATTATTATTTATACACTTGACAAAATGTGCCTAACAATCAGGGGTGCCACTTTTCTGGAATAACCCGGAAATCCGGGTTTTGAGGGGTCCGATTTTCCCCCCTCCGGGTTTGCCTTCTACAATTTTGTTAAAATCCAGGGTTTTagtttatttagattttttcgaAATTTCTGGTCATTTTCTCCCgttaattttagtttgttagTTCCGATCGCGCGAGCcgccatttttaaacaaaatcgacCCATCTCATATCTCGCGATTCACGAGACTTTCACTTTGCATGCGCACTAAGCTCTATTTACcggtacagtattttttttaagtgacaaaaaaagtgtaaacattctagatctataaagaatttctagatctacggaACGCGCCTCGAATCGGCtcgatttagagtctagatctatttctatgatcaaTATAGAACTGATCTAGACTGTAAAGTCTTGTATTTagtatagatatagtctagatctactcgcGTACCTAGcggctagtcctagatctagaaatagaaagaaaaaaaaaattcacgagtgagaattttttttttctttccgtgttttatattttaatatttgtataggtTCCATATAGACATAGGGCCTTAGCCTATTGACCTATGTCAGActagtctagagctatattggtctagagtattatagaagtaggatctagatttaggatATTTACATCGTTTTTAGatcagaactagatctagaatcaatgattgaagaattaaattagTAAGTTTGCGTTCGCCTGAAGACTTAGACTACTTAGAGGCTAGAAAAAATAGATCGATTGGTCAATAGATCttgatttatacaaataaattataattatgtataagcagtccagcacattctagccatctaggtctacatttaaatattagaaactaaatctaaatgttcATTTTGGAGTAGATCTGGACTAAATCTCAAATCAATTTGATCTTGTTACAATAGATTGACAGGTCCATGAATGTACATTGATGGAATCAGTTTGATCAATGTTGATGAAAGTTTAAAGTAGGCTGCTTCAAAGGAATAATGAGGGAAAACATGTTAAGAGAGaaacattattgaaaataaCTGTGTACaaacattattaaatataaaattgtactaaatcctgttaacttgtattacaagctttatcaataaatacacacaaactctatttattataatgataggcttactaattacatatttaaaacatggtatagatctaggtagtaatttaatactgttcttctttcgtaaaATTTTGGTGCTTAAATTGTATATGCGGTACGTTTCAGGGTTGGTAAAGTTTAGGGTTTATGATTTcagggtttgtaaaatttggaaaTTCAGGTTTCAGGGTTTACTTGGTCTCATGGGTGGCACCCCTGCTAACAATTGGAGTTAAAACAAAGTCATGTTTACACTTTGTTTTACACaaaacacttgtttttttttttatttttgtttcagaatTTAGGGGGAGACACTCCAATTCATTGTGAACAGGCAGTCATAGGCTTAAAAAagagtaaacaacttattattGAAATGAGAGGCGGGGGTAGAGGAAGAGGAAGTAGAGGTGGTGATAGATTAAGAGGGCGTGGTATAGAAAGAGGTGGAATGGGTAGGTTTATGGAAAGAGGAGGAAGAGGAATGAGAGGAAGGCCAGCACCAAACCCATACAATGATATGGGAGGTATGCAAGAAGAGGAGTACTATGAAGAAACATTTGACCAGGAGCCAGTTTATGATAACTTCCCTAGAGGTGGCCCTTTCATGCATGGAGCACCTGGAAGAGGAAGCTTACTGGGTAGAGAAGGGCCTCCAGTTAGAGGAAGAGTTGGCTTGCGGGGTGGTCCCATTAGCAGGGGCGTTCCTCCAGGTAGAGGCAGGGGCATGACTGGAATGGAGCCACCTTCTAGAGGCGGTCCACCCAGGGGTGGGCCACCCAGGAGAGCTTTACTCCCTGCCCCAGCAATGAGGGGAACTAGGGGAGGTTATGGTGGACCAGTGAATAGAGAAGAATATTATGAGGAAGAGGATAATGGTTACCAAGAGGAGTATTATGAAACCCAAGGTAATGATCCTTACGCTGAGGAATATGAAGAGTATTATGCACAGACAGATGACTACTACACAAGAGAACGACTAGAACCTCCCAGAGGTAGAGGAGGTCTATTAAAGAAGAGACCGCAGCCTGTTGAAGAGTATGGTTACGATTATCAGACTGCCAATCCAAGGTTACAaggtaaatatattattatcagattgagtggggggggggaggttttaaaaaagtattcacTGTAATTGGAAATCACAACTTATTCACTACTTTGGACTAATTAAACTATCCAATAATTTTAACTGCcaatatgtaatatttaaaaatttcttcTTGACTAATTGAATACCTGTTTCTGGTTTCAGCCCAGGCACAAAGAAGAAATCCTGCTTCAGGTTATGTAGAGGAAGAATATGAAGAACCTCAAATGGCTCCAAGTCAGTTTGAAAGACCAAGGGCAAGAGTTCCACCTGGTGCAGGTAATAGATAATTTAGTGGGTGATTACATTTTTGAATGTAATATTTTGTCCGGGTTTTATCCGACCATAAGTCAAAAAGTTGAAAAGCTTACTTTGATTATTTCAGTTCTGTAACAGAAAGTTATTAACAGTAACAGCTACTTTAAACATTTGTCAgctaaaattgtaaaaataaaataaatattttttattttgtagccCCAGTTGCTAGAATTGGAAGAGGTGGTGCCGCACCACGGGGAAGAGGAGGTCTGCTGGGAACTGATCCCTACAGTGCAGAAGAATCTGCCATGTATGAGAGTGCTGGCCCCACATCTGGCTATGAAGTTGATGCTTATGGTGACCACTACGGTAGAAGACCAGGAGCAACACCAGCCCAGAGGTCTGCCCCGCCTAACAGGATGAGGCCAACTCCACCTGCAGCTGATGTGTAAGTAATAGTGTACATGagataaattttaaatgttgagaaaaaaaaacaacagactaGCCCTAGCTCTATTATGTTTGGCTCTTCTTTTCTGTAATTTCCTACCTTTCCCAATTTAACTTTGTCTTATTTCCCTGTACCTTTAATTCAAGCAGACTCATTTAGTGATGACTTTCGAAAGCTCAGGTTTTAACTatttgatattttcttttttaatccttttttttttttatttagcatgtCGGTCCATTCATTATgtgtaaagatttttttgttattgctttcataaaaataaaatttaagagaTCAAGTATTATGTAGCCTATGTCTGATTTTACAGGCTATATTGCTGTTATATAATGTTGATATTCAGGCATTGGTTTGTAGCTCTGAATATCTAGTATAACTAAACTGGTGTATGCATATTATATTGTTAATGTAGCACTTGAAATAAACtagaacaaaattatttttaaacaaacttgaatgttattttttatcAACAAATATATACAGTACTGATAATTTAAATTAGATAGAACTCACTCTAAAAATTGCACATCTTTTTGTCTCTTACTGGTTTTTCTTcctcttcaactttcacaccCCTATTTATAATCTCAACTATGACATACCTTCTCAtgatttcatcagaatctattcagcaCAACAAACCTTTACTCATGCTTACATCAGAAACACTAACTACACTCCATAACATAcagtaaatctatttttattccTGAAGTAAAAGATCTCAGTCTTTGCCAGGATTTGAACTGAGACCTCTGGGCTAGGAAATCAAGCATTTTATCCCTCTGTCACCATGACCCTGGTTggatgtatgtatatatatataggttgtCCATATAGTCAGTCTATCGTGGTTGTGGATAAGCCTTGTAGTTGAgattaattacatttttggaCTTGTTCATTTAACTCACTAATTCCTCGGAAAACAAAACTCTTGTCTAGCTCTGCTTCCCATCTTAACATTGTCAAAAATTAGATTAATCCATTCCTTAACATTGTCTTCATGTAACCTCTTGGAAAAACATACAACAGTAGCATTCTCTATtttaatacatacacacaaatgtaTAGCTTTTAATGAGGTCTCCTTTTAACCTGGTAATTAACATCGGCTGTCACAAAGTGCTGGATATTGTTTGAAATTTGTGTTGATACATGAAGTCAAGGGATAATAATAACTGGATGTAGAGCATCAAATGTACTCACCACAGTTACatagttttaataattttcagTTATGTCCAAACTTTATTTTGACGCTGGCTTGATCAATGTATATATTCAGTGGCTGCGACATAGGGCAATATGAATTTCCAAAATGTGTACCACAGGCCACAATGAATTTGATGAACAGAGTATCCATGGCTTCATTATACAGCACAGGCAAGAGTTTTGAGAGGCCAGATACTAACCCATTAAAGCCTGGTGTACGGCTTCATTATACAGCACAGGCAAGAGTTTTGAGAGGCCAGATACTAACCCATTAAAGCCTGGTATATGGCATATTGGGATGTAGATTGGGCATCACCGATGAATCCTCCTGcatgataaaaatatttgttaaaaagtccCTTAAATAATCAATAGATCTTACTGGCCTGGTTGATTTTGAGTGTAAAATAAATCTCTTTTATGAGCTGAGTTCTGAAGTTGTTTCAGAAATTATGATTCCATCAAGCTCAAACTTCCAGCAGGTCGACAGGATATTGATGGGCTGGTTCGAACTCGCACCATCGCAATGGCACTCCAGAGCACAtaacatgaccaggcagctagcatttggttgttttgtttttatgtctgTGTTCTCTCTCCAAAAGATATCTTTAATCCATAGGTAGGTGCTGATGGCTCATCTACATCAGCAAAAGATTCATTTGAAGTTACctacaataaaaatatgaaaaaaaattaatttcattgaatattccattaattaattattaaatattcataaatgttgaaatatgTTGGATATacatctatattttttattcaatattCATTAAGGGGAATTTTCCGACAATTGTCGGAATTCCGATAATTTCGTCCGATCCCGTTTGTCCGAAAAAAGATCCGACGAATTTTTCCCGCCGACAtttctgaaatgaaaaaaaaatccgtttttttttttttttttttttttttttttttttttttttttttgcgatttTATTATATTCCCTTTAATGAAAAAATGCGAAATAAGACTGTAATATCGTCCGATCCATTATGTCCGACAATAAATCCGATTTTTTccccaatattttatttttaaaaaatccgattttctttttaaaacaaaaaaatcgatTTTGTTATATTCCCATTAATGAAGAATGCGAAATGAAATACTGTAATATCTTTTGCACACGCGCACATCCGATATTAGTCTATTTAAATCTACAAGGTAGAAAAAATCCCACgcaaaacttttaaaatctcGATCTTGTTTTCACTAGAGAGAACTAGTCgggtttctagatctatagtgaaTGATTGCGCATCAATTTGGTtttgaagatctagatttagatctagatctatttttgttcttttatttttttcatggaTTATTTCTTTGCGTGCAGTTCGCGCATTAAATCttttctagattagatctactagatctagtttagtttCGTTTTCTTATGCTGACATTGTGAGATCTTGttcaaagttgtttttaaaatgtcaggCAGTGACGGTagtgttaaaattaaaatagtaaaCAGAGAAAGCGCTTGTATAAAACAAATTGACAAAAATGTcaagaataaatttaaatggGTATGGATGGAGGAGAAAGATTGTATGGGCGACTTTCTTAGGAAAGTTATATAGCTATATTAGGAAATTAGAAGATCCTGGGGTCGCCTGGTGCatcatttgtaaagaaaaaataaagtatgGTTCTGCTgggaaaaaagttattaaaattcaCGCAACTTCTAAAAAGCATCAAAGTACAAGGTCAACTCTTAAATCTTCAAGTAGCCTCCCAGCATTGTTTCAAAACAGAAAAAATCTTGAACAGGCAGTGACTGAGCCAATACAAACTATCTATGGTTTAGCACCTAATGTTTTACAAGCCCAGTGTTCTACATTGTGTAATGAGCCTGCAACAGCTGTATATGTAAGCATGAAAGATAGGGTGTCACACCAGGAAGCCTTACTATGTAGTTTTATTGCTGAGCATTCTCTGCCACTTAGCATTGCTCCTCACTTGGTTGCTCTAGCTCAAGAACTCAGCAGAGATTCTAAAGCTCTGTCACAATTGTCTATGGATAGAAAATCTACATCTTACAAACTTCGAGATGGACTTTCTTCTGTGTTTCACAAAAGATTAGTTGCTGATATGAAAAGGtaagttaattttatttctttcaagaacgtaacttttatatttaatttagaactattctagatctaattattgtaaaattttCAATGCAACTAAGATCAcatcttttctttctaaacaGATATCCATTTTCACTCAATCTGGATGAAGCAACCAGTCAAGGAAGTAAACAACGGATTCTCAACATTTTGGTATCATTTTTCAATAAGGAAGAAAGTGTAGTACACCTCTATGCCTCAATTCATTTAACTACAGTAAATGCAACCACTGTTTACAATGCTGTTATGCAGCAGTTCACTAAAGATGACATTCCAGTTAGTAATTTAGTTTCATGTCTTACTGACTCAGCTAGCTACATGACTGGATGTAAACAAGGTTTTTTAACTAAGCTAAAGACCATTGCTCCAAAACTTTTAGATATTGATAATGATGTTTGTCATCATGTCCATAATATTGTGAAATTGTTTTGTCAACATTTTGATAAATTTGTAGAAAATCTACTTGATGATCTTCACACTGATTTCAATTTTGGTAGTGACCTCAATTCTTTCTTAGAAGACATATCATTATCATTAGGTAAAAAGTATTACAGACCAAAGGAAAGAGTTCCACATAGGTGGCTATCTGTATTGGATTGTTCAGTAGATCTTGTTGATAACCTAGAACCTCTAACAGTTTTTTACTATGCCTGGCTAAAAGCTGAAGATAAAATGGCTTACAATAGTGTAATTATTAATATTCTTAAGAATATTTCTAAAGacagtagaaaaaatatttattcaattttGTCTTCTTTGAGATGTAAAACATTAACACCTGCAGGAAAAGCAAGAAAAGTTAGAATttatgaaaaattgtttttctctaGACCTAAACTGGACCagctttta contains the following coding sequences:
- the LOC106055752 gene encoding RNA binding motif protein, X-linked-like-1 isoform X2; amino-acid sequence: MAEPAKTAKVTTKGTGVKTSGKINSDAEYEGKFPRIKQEPDTPGKIMVTGIPKNDNYSEADLEKEFAPYGRITEVNIIRDRKTNLPRGFAFITFENPKDAEDATKALEGRNLGGDTPIHCEQAVIGLKKSKQLIIEMRGGGRGRGSRGGDRLRGRGIERGGMGRFMERGGRGMRGRPAPNPYNDMGGMQEEEYYEETFDQEPVYDNFPRGGPFMHGAPGRGSLLGREGPPVRGRVGLRGGPISRGVPPGRGRGMTGMEPPSRGGPPRGGPPRRALLPAPAMRGTRGGYGGPVNREEYYEEEDNGYQEEYYETQGNDPYAEEYEEYYAQTDDYYTRERLEPPRGRGGLLKKRPQPVEEYGYDYQTANPRLQAQAQRRNPASGYVEEEYEEPQMAPSQFERPRARVPPGAAPVARIGRGGAAPRGRGGLLGTDPYSAEESAMYESAGPTSGYEVDAYGDHYGRRPGATPAQRSAPPNRMRPTPPAADVYTTERPKPKPQPLMGEMVPQRRPGLGPARFAENYESSNAAAVQGRDAYSEVRRPPVRRAEPEYRDPYQAAETDAYVSYPPAARGPPEMSRKRAIDSYEEEVPRGPRRDFEEYRSAAAAAPLPPSKRERLDRSAYEAYSSRQEGPYRLI
- the LOC106055752 gene encoding RNA binding motif protein, X-linked-like-1 isoform X1, yielding MAEPAKTAKVTTKGTGVKTSGKINSDAEYEGKFPRIKQEPDTPGKIMVTGIPKNDNYSEADLEKEFAPYGRITEVNIIRDRKTNLPRGFAFITFENPKDAEDATKALEGRNLGGDTPIHCEQAVIGLKKSKQLIIEMRGGGRGRGSRGGDRLRGRGIERGGMGRFMERGGRGMRGRPAPNPYNDMGGMQEEEYYEETFDQEPVYDNFPRGGPFMHGAPGRGSLLGREGPPVRGRVGLRGGPISRGVPPGRGRGMTGMEPPSRGGPPRGGPPRRALLPAPAMRGTRGGYGGPVNREEYYEEEDNGYQEEYYETQGNDPYAEEYEEYYAQTDDYYTRERLEPPRGRGGLLKKRPQPVEEYGYDYQTANPRLQAQAQRRNPASGYVEEEYEEPQMAPSQFERPRARVPPGAAPVARIGRGGAAPRGRGGLLGTDPYSAEESAMYESAGPTSGYEVDAYGDHYGRRPGATPAQRSAPPNRMRPTPPAADVYTTERPKPKPQPLMGEMVPQRRPGLAGPARFAENYESSNAAAVQGRDAYSEVRRPPVRRAEPEYRDPYQAAETDAYVSYPPAARGPPEMSRKRAIDSYEEEVPRGPRRDFEEYRSAAAAAPLPPSKRERLDRSAYEAYSSRQEGPYRLI